One window of Streptococcus suis genomic DNA carries:
- the perR gene encoding peroxide-responsive transcriptional repressor PerR: protein MELHSHLNAENQTAFEHVIQHLKEKGVRITETRKAVVAYIIESDDHPSAEMIYKDLLPNYPNMSLATVYNNLKVLLEEGFVTELKRTNDTTTYYDFMGHEHLNVICEKCGKITDFMDVEIPSLKREAHEQTGYKITKEVLSIYGICPDCQLNS from the coding sequence ATGGAGCTACATTCTCACCTGAATGCAGAAAACCAAACTGCCTTTGAGCATGTTATTCAACACTTAAAGGAAAAAGGTGTTCGCATTACAGAAACACGTAAGGCCGTTGTAGCCTATATCATTGAAAGCGACGATCATCCAAGTGCTGAAATGATATATAAAGACCTCCTGCCCAACTACCCTAACATGAGTTTGGCAACTGTCTATAACAATCTCAAAGTGCTCTTAGAAGAAGGATTTGTCACTGAACTCAAGCGGACCAATGACACAACAACCTATTATGATTTCATGGGCCATGAACATCTCAATGTCATCTGCGAAAAATGCGGGAAGATTACCGACTTCATGGACGTAGAAATTCCTAGCCTCAAACGCGAAGCCCACGAACAAACGGGTTACAAGATTACCAAAGAAGTCTTATCTATCTATGGTATCTGCCCTGACTGTCAACTCAATAGCTAG
- a CDS encoding heavy metal translocating P-type ATPase — MTLVSNLKQHLHIITTSLCLFFILVGILLLHSELGFAPIFFLLAFVIGGYQSAKEGLTELFVDKHLSVDLLMILAAIGSGLIGYWMEGALLIFIFSLSSTLEELAMEKSKNAIAALMNMTPPTARKIEENGDITVLDTAAIRIGDLLQVRKGDTVPLDATLISPQSIFDESMITGEPLPAEKMAGQAVIGGTINQGPTVTVQVTAEKGDALFDKIVQMVENAQESKSKTATFIENMEDTYVKVVLVVVPLFILFAHFALGWDWLTAFYRGMILLTIASPCALVASSSPATLSAISRAARKGMIIKGGDIADNIANLEAIVFDKTGTLTIGKPEVIGATYLGDEKLIKEIVQAVEKQSSHPIAQALMTYTADSSAIALQSLEDMTGKGLVAGYQGDSWKIGKAGFVVDSLVSPLSTDLLAQIDEAESTGKTLVYVSQNDVLAAIFMVEDSLKPESKQLIAQLKEMGVTPILLTGDQEKTARYVASQVGIDRVIANCLPTDKAAVIQELQTEFASVGMVGDGINDAPALAQANVSYAMGSGTDIAMESADIVLMEDLTRIPYSIRLSKKMRGIIKQNIIFALSVIALLIISNLFQSINLPLGVVGHEGSTILVILNGLRLLYFK; from the coding sequence ATGACTCTTGTAAGCAATCTAAAACAGCATCTTCACATCATAACCACTAGCCTCTGTCTCTTCTTCATCTTAGTAGGCATTCTCTTGCTCCATTCAGAATTGGGCTTTGCTCCCATTTTCTTTCTCCTAGCCTTTGTTATCGGTGGCTACCAGTCTGCCAAGGAAGGACTGACGGAATTGTTTGTGGACAAGCACCTGTCTGTTGACCTCCTCATGATTTTGGCGGCGATCGGCTCTGGCCTCATCGGCTACTGGATGGAAGGAGCCTTGCTCATCTTCATCTTCTCCCTGTCTTCTACTTTAGAAGAATTGGCCATGGAAAAAAGCAAGAACGCTATCGCTGCTCTCATGAACATGACACCTCCAACTGCTCGTAAAATCGAGGAAAATGGTGACATCACTGTTTTGGATACGGCAGCCATTCGCATCGGCGACCTCCTACAAGTCCGTAAGGGCGACACGGTTCCACTGGATGCGACTCTCATCAGTCCGCAATCCATCTTTGACGAATCCATGATTACAGGCGAGCCTCTGCCTGCGGAAAAAATGGCTGGACAGGCTGTTATCGGCGGCACCATCAACCAAGGGCCAACTGTGACCGTTCAAGTTACGGCTGAGAAAGGAGATGCCCTCTTCGATAAAATCGTCCAGATGGTCGAAAATGCCCAAGAATCCAAATCAAAAACTGCGACTTTCATTGAAAATATGGAAGATACCTATGTCAAGGTTGTCTTGGTGGTGGTACCGCTCTTTATCCTCTTTGCTCATTTTGCACTGGGCTGGGACTGGTTGACCGCCTTTTACCGTGGCATGATTCTCTTGACTATCGCTTCTCCATGTGCGCTTGTGGCTTCTTCTTCACCGGCGACACTTTCTGCTATCAGCCGTGCGGCACGTAAAGGCATGATTATCAAGGGCGGTGACATTGCGGACAATATCGCCAATCTAGAGGCAATCGTCTTTGACAAGACGGGCACCCTAACCATCGGAAAACCTGAGGTTATCGGTGCGACCTATCTTGGCGATGAAAAACTGATCAAGGAAATTGTTCAGGCAGTTGAAAAACAATCTAGCCATCCCATCGCTCAGGCTCTGATGACCTATACGGCTGACAGCTCTGCTATTGCCCTCCAAAGCCTAGAAGACATGACCGGAAAAGGCTTGGTGGCAGGCTATCAGGGCGACAGCTGGAAAATCGGTAAGGCGGGATTTGTGGTGGACAGCCTGGTGAGTCCTCTGTCTACTGACCTGCTGGCACAAATCGATGAGGCGGAAAGCACTGGGAAAACCCTGGTCTATGTCAGCCAAAATGATGTGCTGGCGGCGATCTTCATGGTGGAAGATAGTTTGAAACCTGAGAGCAAGCAGCTGATTGCCCAGTTGAAAGAAATGGGCGTGACACCAATTCTCTTGACGGGCGACCAAGAAAAGACCGCTCGTTACGTGGCGAGTCAGGTCGGCATTGATCGGGTCATTGCCAACTGTCTGCCGACGGATAAGGCTGCTGTTATCCAAGAACTGCAAACCGAGTTTGCGTCAGTCGGCATGGTCGGAGACGGCATCAACGACGCTCCCGCCCTGGCTCAAGCCAATGTCAGCTATGCTATGGGAAGCGGTACGGACATCGCTATGGAGTCGGCTGACATCGTACTCATGGAAGACCTGACGAGAATTCCTTACTCCATTCGTCTCTCTAAGAAAATGCGGGGCATCATCAAGCAAAACATCATCTTTGCTCTATCTGTCATTGCCCTTCTTATCATCTCCAACCTCTTCCAGTCTATCAACCTCCCACTCGGTGTGGTGGGCCACGAAGGATCAACGATTTTGGTGATTTTGAATGGGTTGAGACTCTTGTATTTTAAATAG
- a CDS encoding DEAD/DEAH box helicase family protein: MSVLIKTSEEISPKIYAYTTPHVTTNDGWIKIGYTERQVEQRIKEQTHTAGIEPSILWQQEARYIEEPDKGKPFKDHDFHQFLNFHAIERRPKTEWFYFNGHPEKANHLFDQFVRHDYAGYQPGEQVDYQLRQEQEEAVQQTLTYIRTNQDARKKEFLWNAKPRFGKTLATYDLIKRLNCDRVLIVTNRPAIANSWFDDFHKFIAGTTSYKFVSESDSLKGRPALSREDFHKLLFTEEDAKEIAFLSLQDLKGSKYFGGAYDKLQWVAKTQWDLLVIDEAHEGVDTEKTDVAFHQIQRNFTLHLSGTPFKALAKGKFSEKQIYNWSYADEQAAKQDWLSSSEQENPYENLPQLNMFTYQMSKMITDRVRDGADFGSETVDFAFDLNEFFATNESGAFIHEREVKEWLNTLTSNEKYPFSTRELRREIKHSFWLLDRVASAKALKGLLEDHPTFDRYKIVLAAGSASQREAEDTEANGKSLDMVRKAIAEHDYTITLSVGQLTTGVTIPEWTAVLMLSNLQSPALYMQAAFRAQNPYSWVEGDKVYRKERAYVFDFAPERTLSLFSDFANNLSLATAGGAGTSQTREENIRNLLNFFPVIAEDREGKMVEIDAQAVMTIPSQIRAAEVIKRGFMSNFLFDNIAGIFSASQLVLDILDELPVEQQGKISHAPDTLEFPDIEVDEEGQVQVAEDLVINRQDVLFGTKVYDLLDTVEELVDQVERVDKAFVKTVQKEISSTLVADLTAGYDLTNRESKQIEKQIHTEIESLIQRSEKEFDIQQAHLENEYQEALKETVDSQQKEELEQAYQVKKIEAHQAHQAELRQRLAEKVQDLPHDLVKQQEVKQRERTKAQAEDEIRGHLRGFARTIPSFIMAYGDEHLTLANFDSYVPDEVFIEVTGINLNQFRYLRDGGPEFAGHLFDQPTFDQAIQEFLRKKAELANYFEDRTEDIFDYIPPQKTNQIFTPKKVVQKMVDELEKENPGIFDDPSKTFIDLYMKSGLYITELVKRLYNSQGLQAAFPEGHDRLKHILEEQVYGFAPTAIIHKIALEFIFGTLPDTISRKNFLQVDTVPYAKEGRMQELIDKSFG; the protein is encoded by the coding sequence ATGTCCGTTTTGATTAAAACTTCAGAAGAGATTTCTCCAAAAATCTACGCCTATACCACACCCCATGTGACGACCAATGACGGCTGGATCAAGATTGGTTATACCGAGCGTCAGGTGGAGCAGAGGATTAAGGAGCAGACCCACACGGCGGGGATTGAGCCGTCTATTTTGTGGCAGCAAGAGGCTAGGTATATCGAAGAGCCTGACAAGGGCAAGCCCTTCAAAGATCATGACTTCCACCAGTTTTTGAACTTCCATGCCATCGAACGCCGTCCCAAGACCGAGTGGTTTTACTTCAATGGTCATCCAGAGAAAGCCAACCACTTGTTTGACCAGTTTGTCCGTCACGACTATGCAGGCTATCAACCCGGGGAGCAGGTGGACTACCAGCTCAGACAGGAGCAGGAAGAAGCTGTCCAGCAAACCTTGACCTATATCCGGACCAATCAGGACGCACGCAAGAAAGAGTTTCTCTGGAACGCCAAGCCACGCTTTGGCAAGACCCTGGCCACCTATGACTTGATCAAACGACTTAACTGTGACCGAGTCTTGATTGTGACCAACCGCCCAGCCATCGCCAATTCTTGGTTTGATGATTTTCATAAATTTATCGCTGGCACGACCTCCTATAAGTTTGTTTCGGAGTCGGATTCCCTCAAGGGCAGACCAGCCCTATCACGAGAAGATTTCCATAAACTCCTCTTTACCGAGGAAGACGCTAAGGAAATCGCCTTTTTAAGCCTTCAAGATCTGAAAGGGTCTAAATACTTCGGCGGCGCTTATGATAAATTACAGTGGGTAGCCAAGACCCAGTGGGATCTCTTGGTCATTGATGAGGCCCATGAAGGAGTGGATACGGAAAAAACAGATGTTGCCTTTCACCAAATCCAGCGCAACTTTACCCTCCACTTGTCAGGGACTCCCTTCAAGGCTCTAGCCAAGGGCAAGTTTTCGGAAAAGCAGATTTATAACTGGTCCTATGCGGATGAGCAAGCTGCCAAGCAAGATTGGCTCTCCAGCTCCGAGCAAGAAAATCCCTATGAAAACCTTCCTCAGCTCAACATGTTCACCTACCAGATGTCCAAGATGATCACGGACAGGGTTCGAGATGGGGCAGATTTTGGCAGTGAAACGGTTGATTTTGCCTTTGACTTGAATGAATTTTTTGCGACCAATGAATCTGGCGCCTTTATCCATGAGAGAGAAGTCAAAGAATGGCTGAACACCCTGACCTCTAATGAAAAATACCCATTTTCAACTAGGGAGCTCCGTCGGGAAATCAAGCACAGCTTTTGGCTATTAGACCGAGTGGCCTCTGCCAAGGCCTTGAAAGGCTTGTTGGAAGACCATCCAACCTTTGACCGGTATAAGATTGTGCTGGCTGCAGGTTCTGCCAGTCAGCGAGAAGCTGAGGATACAGAAGCAAATGGCAAGTCACTCGATATGGTTAGGAAGGCCATTGCTGAACATGACTATACCATCACCCTGTCTGTCGGTCAGTTGACGACTGGTGTGACCATTCCAGAGTGGACGGCAGTCTTGATGCTGAGCAATCTTCAATCTCCAGCCCTCTATATGCAGGCTGCCTTTCGTGCCCAAAACCCTTACAGTTGGGTGGAAGGAGACAAGGTTTACCGCAAAGAGCGGGCCTATGTCTTTGATTTTGCTCCTGAGCGAACCCTGTCACTCTTTAGTGACTTTGCCAACAACCTCAGTCTAGCGACTGCTGGCGGTGCAGGAACCAGTCAAACCAGAGAGGAAAATATCCGCAACCTGCTCAACTTCTTCCCAGTTATCGCAGAAGATAGGGAAGGCAAGATGGTGGAAATTGACGCCCAGGCAGTCATGACCATTCCAAGCCAGATACGAGCAGCAGAAGTCATCAAGCGTGGCTTTATGTCCAACTTCCTATTTGACAATATCGCAGGCATTTTCAGTGCTAGTCAGCTAGTCTTGGATATCTTGGATGAACTCCCTGTTGAGCAACAAGGAAAAATCAGTCATGCGCCGGATACACTTGAATTTCCAGATATTGAGGTGGATGAAGAAGGGCAGGTTCAGGTGGCAGAAGACTTGGTCATCAACCGTCAAGATGTCCTTTTTGGGACAAAAGTTTATGACTTGTTGGATACGGTGGAAGAGTTGGTTGACCAGGTAGAAAGAGTTGATAAGGCATTTGTCAAAACTGTTCAGAAAGAAATATCCTCTACCTTGGTGGCAGACCTAACTGCTGGCTATGACTTGACCAACCGGGAAAGTAAACAAATTGAGAAGCAGATTCATACGGAGATTGAAAGCCTCATCCAGCGTAGCGAAAAAGAATTTGATATTCAGCAGGCTCATCTCGAAAATGAATACCAAGAAGCTTTGAAGGAAACGGTGGATAGTCAGCAAAAAGAGGAACTGGAGCAGGCCTATCAAGTCAAGAAAATAGAAGCGCACCAAGCCCATCAGGCAGAGCTACGGCAACGCCTGGCAGAAAAAGTGCAGGATTTGCCGCATGATTTGGTCAAACAGCAGGAAGTCAAGCAGCGAGAACGAACCAAGGCTCAGGCTGAGGATGAGATTCGCGGTCACTTACGTGGCTTTGCACGGACCATTCCAAGCTTCATCATGGCCTATGGCGATGAACATCTGACCCTAGCAAACTTCGATAGCTACGTACCAGATGAGGTCTTCATTGAGGTAACAGGCATCAACCTTAACCAGTTCCGTTATTTGCGTGATGGTGGACCTGAATTTGCCGGCCATCTCTTTGATCAGCCGACCTTTGATCAGGCCATCCAAGAATTTTTACGGAAAAAAGCAGAGCTGGCAAACTATTTCGAAGATAGGACAGAAGACATCTTTGACTATATTCCACCTCAAAAGACCAACCAAATCTTCACACCGAAGAAGGTGGTTCAGAAAATGGTGGATGAGTTGGAAAAGGAAAATCCTGGTATCTTCGATGACCCATCCAAAACCTTTATTGACCTCTATATGAAGTCAGGGCTCTATATCACAGAGTTGGTCAAACGCCTCTATAATAGCCAAGGCTTACAAGCAGCCTTTCCAGAAGGGCATGATCGGCTCAAGCATATCTTGGAAGAGCAAGTATATGGCTTTGCGCCAACGGCTATTATCCATAAAATCGCTTTGGAGTTCATCTTTGGCACCCTACCTGACACCATCAGTCGGAAAAACTTCTTACAAGTGGATACTGTTCCATATGCCAAAGAAGGCAGGATGCAGGAGTTGATTGATAAATCTTTTGGGTAA
- a CDS encoding Eco57I restriction-modification methylase domain-containing protein — protein MTTIDISEESLARESSGLLRTLLKDRTTNKSIVWATRSYELLGKGFGLYDRITPSKVTGPYANLIQPRSEKSKYEQKDRTKVRAEVFTPTWLVKKQIEAVDQDFQDLDLEAYLNLKWLEITCGEAPYMVSRYDTVTGQALDLEERVGFLDRKLHRLSQQVHEEEAWFQGAVTAYQNAYGYEYQGDSLLLARENLLASFIDYYQAKFDKEPSPSQKQTIAQIISYNVLQMDGLTYTSPYSQQAKEAVQLSLFEEIAEQTSQPQKAQIKDWKTNELIDFERLSQGESPMKFDVVIGNPPYQDNTLGENDTYAPAIYHLFMEESYKIANKVALITPGRYLFSPGRLPKIWHEKMLNDEHFKILFYSQDSSKVFPGTDIKGGVAIGYRDVHKNFGAIELFIPFDELRSIVKKVDSVSRGNISSLITNPLSHKFTEKLRETHPEVIELASKTFDLRSNVLDKLDNVIFFDNKPNDNNEYMQILGLYKKQRAYKFIRRDFIKGPKNIENYKIFVPESNGSGAIGEVLSTPLIGEPLIGEPLIGHTQTFISIGDFNTKLEAEACLKYIKTKFSRALLGVLKQTQHNPAPIWAKVPLQDFTSSSDIDWSQSVAEIDAQLYKKYGLSQEEIDFIESKVKAMD, from the coding sequence ATGACGACCATAGATATTAGCGAAGAATCATTAGCAAGAGAGTCCTCTGGTCTTCTTCGGACCCTCTTGAAAGATCGAACGACCAACAAGTCCATTGTGTGGGCGACCCGTTCCTATGAGTTATTGGGAAAAGGGTTTGGCCTGTATGATCGAATCACTCCAAGTAAAGTGACAGGTCCCTATGCCAACCTCATCCAGCCACGCTCAGAAAAGTCTAAGTATGAGCAAAAAGATCGCACAAAGGTCCGAGCAGAGGTGTTTACCCCGACCTGGTTGGTCAAAAAGCAGATTGAGGCCGTGGACCAAGACTTCCAAGATCTAGACCTAGAGGCCTACCTCAACCTCAAATGGTTGGAAATCACCTGCGGGGAAGCACCCTACATGGTATCCCGCTACGATACCGTGACTGGACAAGCCCTTGACCTTGAGGAACGGGTCGGTTTTTTGGACCGCAAGCTCCACCGCTTATCTCAGCAAGTCCACGAGGAAGAAGCCTGGTTCCAGGGGGCAGTGACTGCCTACCAGAACGCCTACGGCTACGAGTATCAGGGAGATTCCCTGCTCTTGGCGCGTGAAAACCTCCTAGCCAGCTTCATTGACTACTATCAAGCCAAGTTTGACAAGGAACCCAGCCCCAGCCAGAAACAGACCATTGCCCAGATTATTTCCTACAATGTCCTGCAGATGGACGGCTTGACCTACACCAGCCCCTACTCCCAGCAAGCAAAGGAAGCCGTTCAACTCAGCCTTTTTGAGGAAATAGCAGAGCAGACCAGCCAGCCACAAAAGGCACAAATCAAAGATTGGAAAACAAATGAGTTGATAGATTTTGAGCGTCTATCACAAGGAGAAAGCCCTATGAAATTTGATGTTGTCATTGGAAACCCACCGTATCAGGATAATACACTTGGTGAAAATGATACTTATGCTCCTGCAATATATCATTTATTTATGGAAGAATCCTATAAAATTGCGAATAAAGTAGCACTAATTACACCGGGAAGATATTTATTTTCTCCGGGTAGACTGCCTAAAATCTGGCATGAGAAAATGCTTAATGATGAACATTTTAAAATTTTATTTTATTCACAAGATTCTAGTAAAGTTTTTCCTGGTACAGATATTAAAGGTGGAGTTGCAATTGGATATAGAGATGTTCATAAAAATTTTGGTGCAATCGAACTATTTATTCCGTTTGATGAATTGAGGAGTATTGTAAAAAAAGTAGATAGTGTCAGTCGTGGTAATATTTCGTCATTGATTACTAACCCGCTCAGTCATAAGTTCACTGAAAAGCTCAGAGAAACTCATCCAGAGGTAATAGAACTTGCTAGTAAGACTTTTGATTTGCGTTCAAATGTTCTTGATAAACTAGATAATGTAATCTTTTTTGATAACAAACCGAATGATAATAATGAATATATGCAAATTTTGGGTCTCTACAAGAAACAAAGAGCATATAAATTTATTAGGAGAGATTTTATCAAAGGTCCTAAAAATATAGAAAACTATAAAATATTTGTTCCTGAATCAAATGGTAGCGGAGCAATTGGCGAAGTGCTCTCTACACCCCTAATCGGGGAACCCCTAATCGGGGAACCCCTAATCGGGCATACTCAGACGTTTATTTCTATTGGAGATTTTAATACGAAATTAGAAGCAGAGGCATGTTTAAAATATATTAAGACGAAATTTTCACGGGCATTGTTAGGTGTGTTAAAACAGACGCAACATAACCCTGCTCCAATTTGGGCAAAAGTCCCTCTCCAAGATTTTACGTCAAGCTCGGACATCGACTGGTCCCAGTCGGTGGCGGAGATTGACGCCCAGTTGTATAAAAAATATGGCCTTTCTCAGGAAGAGATTGACTTTATTGAATCCAAAGTAAAAGCCATGGATTAG
- a CDS encoding helix-turn-helix transcriptional regulator, with amino-acid sequence MEMIRVNLDKVLKDRKITSKDLAEQVGITEANLSILKTGKAKGIRFNTLMSICRILDCQPGDLLEYHKE; translated from the coding sequence ATGGAAATGATCCGCGTAAACTTAGACAAGGTCCTCAAGGACCGAAAAATCACTTCCAAAGACTTAGCCGAACAAGTCGGTATCACCGAGGCCAATCTGTCCATTCTCAAGACAGGCAAGGCAAAAGGCATTCGCTTTAACACCCTTATGAGCATCTGTCGTATTCTGGACTGCCAACCCGGAGATTTATTAGAATACCATAAAGAATAA
- a CDS encoding diguanylate cyclase, with amino-acid sequence MVIITVFGKGEMGQTIGDLLESDGHQIDYVDREGLQGRALGDVVILVLRYDAIAGVVEENKEAFAGKILVDISNPINFDTWDELVVPAGSSSAEMIAEKLPETKVIKAFNTSSAMMLQTKNVGQSHTPVVHMASDDIDAKEVLAAIIAATGLDTVDVGDLKRARELEALGFLQMRLTKDQKVSPLGGYLLIK; translated from the coding sequence ATGGTTATTATTACAGTTTTTGGTAAAGGGGAAATGGGACAAACCATCGGTGATTTGCTGGAGTCAGACGGTCATCAAATTGACTATGTGGACCGTGAAGGTTTGCAAGGTCGTGCTCTGGGTGATGTGGTTATCTTGGTCTTGCGTTATGATGCCATTGCAGGCGTGGTAGAGGAAAATAAAGAAGCTTTTGCAGGGAAGATTTTGGTGGACATTTCCAATCCTATCAACTTTGATACCTGGGATGAATTGGTGGTACCAGCAGGAAGCTCATCTGCCGAGATGATTGCTGAAAAATTGCCTGAAACCAAGGTCATCAAGGCTTTCAACACCTCATCAGCCATGATGTTGCAGACGAAAAATGTCGGTCAAAGTCACACTCCAGTGGTGCACATGGCTTCTGATGATATAGATGCTAAGGAAGTTTTGGCAGCGATTATTGCAGCAACAGGATTGGACACAGTGGATGTCGGTGATCTCAAACGCGCGCGGGAATTAGAAGCACTTGGTTTCTTGCAAATGAGATTGACCAAGGACCAAAAAGTCAGCCCTTTAGGTGGCTATTTGTTGATTAAATGA
- a CDS encoding amino acid ABC transporter permease, translated as MSINWQAVFDPKLAFEAIPLILEGLPYTLALSLIGFALGTFCGFFVALMRMSKLAVLRWLAMAHISLMRGIPLMVLLFFIYFGLPFMGIQLDAISASIIAFTSMSSAYISEIIRSSLSAIDKGQWEAARSLGLKTNVIYRKIIIPQAFRIALPPLSNVLLDMVKSTSLTAMITVPEIFNKAKIVGGAKSDYMTVYICVALIYWVICTLYAVGQLRLEKRLATY; from the coding sequence ATGTCTATCAATTGGCAGGCAGTTTTTGATCCAAAACTAGCTTTTGAGGCTATTCCGCTTATTCTAGAGGGCTTGCCCTACACATTGGCTCTCTCTCTTATCGGCTTTGCCCTAGGGACCTTTTGTGGCTTCTTTGTAGCCTTGATGCGTATGTCTAAGCTTGCCGTCCTCCGCTGGTTGGCTATGGCTCATATTTCCCTCATGCGGGGTATTCCGCTAATGGTCTTGCTTTTCTTTATCTATTTTGGTCTGCCCTTTATGGGCATTCAGCTGGATGCGATATCAGCGTCCATCATTGCCTTTACTTCCATGTCATCGGCCTACATCTCGGAAATCATCCGTTCTTCCCTGTCGGCTATTGATAAGGGTCAATGGGAAGCGGCACGCAGTCTGGGCCTCAAGACCAATGTTATCTACCGCAAGATTATCATTCCTCAGGCCTTCCGCATTGCCCTACCGCCTTTGAGCAATGTTCTGTTGGATATGGTAAAAAGTACCTCGCTGACAGCCATGATTACAGTGCCTGAAATTTTCAACAAGGCCAAAATCGTCGGCGGTGCTAAGTCCGACTACATGACGGTCTATATCTGCGTAGCCTTGATTTATTGGGTCATTTGTACACTCTATGCTGTGGGGCAGTTACGCTTGGAAAAACGTCTGGCTACTTATTAA
- a CDS encoding transporter substrate-binding domain-containing protein translates to MLKKLLASAFLVSTLTLAACSSNASKTEEAAAEPTKWEQVKEAGVLKVATPGTLFPTSYYNDKKELVGYEVDMMKEIGKRLDLEIEFQEIGVAEALTSVDSGKVDVSVNNLQPTAERKEKYNLSEAYKYSVSGMIVREDGSSNITAKDLSDWKGKKAGGGAGTTFMKIAEKQGAEPVIYDNVTNDVYLRDVSTGRTDFIPNDYFTQVVAVKMITAKFPDIKVKMGDVRYNPNESVIVMSKEDDSLKQELDKVIKEMKEDGSLKAISEKHYAGQDLTKPAEGADELPVVDVD, encoded by the coding sequence ATGTTGAAAAAATTGTTGGCATCAGCCTTTCTTGTATCTACATTAACGCTGGCAGCTTGCTCAAGCAACGCTTCTAAGACAGAAGAAGCAGCTGCAGAACCAACCAAATGGGAACAAGTCAAGGAAGCAGGTGTCTTGAAAGTTGCGACCCCAGGTACGCTTTTCCCAACGTCATACTATAATGACAAGAAGGAATTGGTCGGTTATGAAGTCGATATGATGAAGGAAATCGGCAAGCGCTTGGATCTCGAAATTGAATTCCAAGAAATCGGTGTAGCAGAAGCTCTGACATCAGTAGACTCAGGCAAGGTAGATGTTTCAGTAAACAACCTACAGCCAACAGCTGAGCGTAAGGAAAAATACAACCTCTCTGAGGCTTACAAGTATTCTGTATCTGGTATGATTGTCCGTGAAGATGGTTCATCAAACATCACAGCAAAAGACCTTTCAGACTGGAAGGGTAAAAAAGCTGGTGGTGGTGCTGGTACAACCTTCATGAAGATTGCTGAAAAGCAAGGCGCAGAGCCAGTTATCTACGATAACGTAACCAACGACGTTTACCTTCGCGATGTATCCACTGGTCGTACAGACTTTATTCCAAATGACTACTTCACACAAGTGGTCGCAGTTAAGATGATTACTGCAAAATTCCCAGATATCAAAGTGAAGATGGGTGATGTTCGTTACAATCCAAACGAATCTGTGATTGTCATGAGCAAGGAAGATGACAGCTTGAAGCAAGAGTTGGATAAGGTCATCAAAGAAATGAAAGAAGATGGTAGCTTGAAGGCTATCTCAGAAAAACACTATGCTGGTCAAGACTTGACCAAACCTGCTGAAGGTGCAGATGAGTTGCCAGTAGTAGACGTTGACTAA